The proteins below come from a single Pradoshia eiseniae genomic window:
- a CDS encoding RBBP9/YdeN family alpha/beta hydrolase, with amino-acid sequence MTESYLILHGLGGSGPTHWQTWLYHELIKVGKPVYYPTLPQYEHPRLSKWIEELDHTFKNISNDEKLTVIAHSLGCILWLQYLKKGLPEMVERVLLVAPPSPYHENEFIQAFFPLDVKGIEKHQPFKHTLQIQSTNDPYCSIEDSNYFKHLGLQQKVVWNKGHLNVDSGFGPWPWVLDYCLQKQEVSIIKEG; translated from the coding sequence ATGACTGAAAGCTACTTAATTCTCCATGGTCTAGGCGGAAGCGGGCCAACACATTGGCAAACATGGCTCTATCATGAATTGATTAAAGTGGGAAAGCCGGTCTATTATCCGACCCTGCCGCAATATGAGCATCCTCGATTATCTAAATGGATAGAGGAGCTTGACCATACATTCAAAAATATCAGCAATGATGAAAAACTAACAGTTATTGCCCATAGTCTGGGCTGTATTCTCTGGCTTCAGTACTTGAAAAAAGGGCTCCCAGAAATGGTGGAGCGCGTCCTTTTAGTTGCCCCTCCGTCTCCTTATCATGAGAATGAATTCATTCAAGCGTTTTTCCCCTTGGACGTTAAGGGTATAGAGAAACATCAGCCTTTCAAACACACCCTGCAAATCCAATCAACAAATGATCCGTATTGTTCGATTGAGGATAGCAATTATTTCAAGCATCTCGGCCTCCAACAAAAGGTGGTATGGAACAAAGGCCATCTTAATGTTGATTCTGGTTTTGGGCCGTGGCCGTGGGTGCTGGATTATTGTTTGCAAAAGCAGGAGGTCTCGATTATAAAGGAAGGCTAA
- a CDS encoding SDR family oxidoreductase, translating to MKVLVVGANGQIGQKIVKQIQDSEEHSVVAMVRKNEQKEQLEKEGIEAVLANLEDSVDNLVKALSGADAVIFTAGSGGSTGADKTLLIDLDGAIKMMEASEQAGVDRFLIISALGADKRENWSEEIKSYYVAKYYADKALEKSNLNYTIIRPGALVNEPGTGSVWAGTEFEYGKIPREDVAKVAVTSLTAEQTYRKAFNLISGDASINEAIKRL from the coding sequence TTGAAGGTTTTAGTTGTTGGAGCAAATGGACAAATCGGTCAAAAGATCGTTAAACAGATTCAGGATTCAGAGGAGCATTCCGTCGTTGCGATGGTGAGAAAGAATGAACAGAAAGAACAACTTGAAAAAGAAGGAATAGAAGCGGTATTGGCTAATCTGGAGGATAGCGTAGATAATTTGGTCAAAGCCCTTTCCGGAGCGGATGCCGTCATCTTTACGGCAGGCTCCGGAGGAAGTACTGGTGCCGACAAAACATTGCTGATTGACTTGGACGGCGCTATTAAAATGATGGAAGCATCTGAGCAGGCTGGTGTGGACAGATTCCTGATCATCAGCGCGCTTGGGGCAGATAAGAGAGAGAACTGGAGCGAGGAAATTAAATCCTATTATGTTGCGAAGTATTACGCAGACAAAGCGCTTGAGAAAAGCAACCTTAATTATACAATCATCCGTCCGGGCGCACTTGTGAATGAACCGGGAACCGGGAGTGTCTGGGCAGGCACTGAGTTCGAATATGGCAAGATTCCAAGAGAAGATGTAGCAAAAGTGGCAGTGACCTCACTTACGGCCGAGCAAACCTACCGTAAGGCATTTAACCTCATCTCAGGCGATGCAAGTATCAACGAGGCGATCAAGCGCCTATAA